Part of the Candidatus Methanogranum gryphiswaldense genome, CCATAACCTTGAATTGTATCATAGGTTTCCTTGTATGGTTATCCGTAAGTTCTACAAATTTCAAAGGACTGGGTATATCTATTTTCATAATATTCGCAATTATCGCGATATGCAGAACCTTCGTTCTTGGTAATGCTGTGGAATATGTTGAAAAGAAGAACGGTCTACATTGGAATCAAAGGGTCACAGATATCTTAATGACCTCATACAAGAACAAAGGTATCGCTATTGCACTTTGTGTCTCCGTATTATCGGGCCCTATGATCGGCTATGCGATGGTGGCGATCACAGTATCGATAGTGGTCGAGATATGCTGGGTCATATTCATGGATTCTGTACTTTTCTCCAGAAAGAGGATGAGACGTGAACTAAAACAAGAAGGCTCAGAAGTCGTCGATCTTTGATACATTCCTCGTTGACAGCTCGACGATCTTATCGTCCTTATCAACAGATCCCCAGAGCATCTCACTCTGGGGGTCATAAATCCTTTCAATCCTTACTTCCGGATTGCTGCTATTGGCGTAGCAATAGACGCAATTGTGAGAACATGTGTTATATGCACCTATGTCGACATTCTTGACACATCTGCAGCCTGCCCTAAGGGGCATGGACATATCTTCAAATGGAATGTTCAATGCACGCATTGTCTCTCTGTCTATGCATCCTCTCGGCTCGATACCAAACCTTCTAAGATCGCGGTCAGCACAACAATAGCTGAGTGTCATTCCGCATTTTGAAGCCATTGAGGACATCATCTGAGCCATGGCATCCTTCTCATCATTGGTAACGCCTCTTAAAATACCGGAATCGGTAAATCTTCCAAATTTACCATACATATCCAAAAAACTGAAAGTACACCTGTTTGTGTACCCTTCCAATTCCTTACAAAGAAGTTCAAATTTTTTCCTATGATATTCGAGACCCATCCGATCATTGAATATCACTGGATCGTACCTCCAAACCATACGATCCCTGCCTATCTTATCCGAGATCTTTTTGAAAGCATCGGCAATATCGGCCTTGAATGGAACACCTGGCTCTAACTCTCTACCATATGGTGTCATAGTTATCTGAAAGGTATACATATAGCCCATTGAACCTATCTCTTTCAAATAAGGTATTATCGGCCTTGGATCTTTGCTTATAAAAACTATGCAATCTATGTTCTTACGAGTTAGGTCTAACTTGTATACAACATTGTTAGCGACTGGATTGCGTACTAGGACATATCCCGCGCGAAGTCTGTTCATCATCCATTCCGCATGAAAAGCCGGAACATCGGTCCTTCTACTTGCACAGATGATCATATCTTGTAGGTTATCGATCTTTTCTTAAAATCATTTGCTAACATGTATCTAGACATCATCCTTCGTAAGGTACCAAATCATAATAAGAAAGGTCTAACTGAAGATTAAGATCTGAATATTCGTATATCACCCTATATGTGAGGCCATCATTGACACCCTGATAGATGTAAATGTCATAATCATCTTCTATTTGGTAAAAGATGTACACGTCCACTGTTCCATATATGTCGTTAGCTATTGATGCAGTTCCCGTTAGCGTATAATCTCCACTGTCATAATCATCATTGATAACAACAACATCGGTACTACTTTGGCTACTGTACTCATCATAAAACACACATGTACATATCACTGTCATGGAATGAGCAGTTGTAGACGATATCGTCTCGGAATATGTTCCGGTTATCTGATTACCGTATGTATCTTCTCCGGTCATAATGTATGAAAAAACGGTTCCTGCATCATAACTTGGCACATAATTGCCACTTTCTTCATCATCTTTGTCAATAAATGCAACTATAGCAAAAGCGACAATTATTATGGCCACTACAAATATTACAAAGATTACAATCCTATTATGGGATTTATTTGATGGCTGAGTAGACCTATCTGTTGATGTGGCCTCCTGAGGAACATTGTCCTGTTTTGCACCACAAATTGCACAAAACTTTTCAGAATCGTCAATATCTGCCCCACAATTGACACAGTGTCTTATCATATTCGGCCCGGCTATCGAATGACGTTGTCATTTATAATACATTATTGAATCCGCAACAGCAGAAAATAAGTATCGCAGTCTCCTTTCCACCAATCATGGTCTGCGGTATCCATACTTACATGACCGTGATCGGGATGATTAGCATCTCCGACGACGGGGAAGGAAACATCAATG contains:
- a CDS encoding DUF1848 domain-containing protein; translated protein: MIICASRRTDVPAFHAEWMMNRLRAGYVLVRNPVANNVVYKLDLTRKNIDCIVFISKDPRPIIPYLKEIGSMGYMYTFQITMTPYGRELEPGVPFKADIADAFKKISDKIGRDRMVWRYDPVIFNDRMGLEYHRKKFELLCKELEGYTNRCTFSFLDMYGKFGRFTDSGILRGVTNDEKDAMAQMMSSMASKCGMTLSYCCADRDLRRFGIEPRGCIDRETMRALNIPFEDMSMPLRAGCRCVKNVDIGAYNTCSHNCVYCYANSSNPEVRIERIYDPQSEMLWGSVDKDDKIVELSTRNVSKIDDF
- a CDS encoding zinc ribbon domain-containing protein, giving the protein MIRHCVNCGADIDDSEKFCAICGAKQDNVPQEATSTDRSTQPSNKSHNRIVIFVIFVVAIIIVAFAIVAFIDKDDEESGNYVPSYDAGTVFSYIMTGEDTYGNQITGTYSETISSTTAHSMTVICTCVFYDEYSSQSSTDVVVINDDYDSGDYTLTGTASIANDIYGTVDVYIFYQIEDDYDIYIYQGVNDGLTYRVIYEYSDLNLQLDLSYYDLVPYEG